Proteins from one Dama dama isolate Ldn47 chromosome 12, ASM3311817v1, whole genome shotgun sequence genomic window:
- the LOC133067326 gene encoding brain ribonuclease — MALKSLVLLPLLVLVLLLVRVQPSLGKESAAAKFRRQHMDAGSSSSGNANYCNQMMKRRRMTHGRCKPVNTFVHESLDSVKAVCSQKNITCKNGQPNCYQSNSTMNITDCRETGSSKYPNCAYKTSQKQKYITVACEGNPYVPVHFDGSVFLPATPLPSLPAPHKHRLLWLEGNNSS, encoded by the coding sequence ATGGCTCTGAAGTCCCTGGTCCTGTTGCCACTGTTGGTCctggtgctgctgctggtgcGGGTCCAGCCTTCCCTGGGCAAGGAATCTGCAGCTGCCAAGTTCCGGAGGCAGCACATGGACGCTGGCAGCTCCTCCAGCGGCAACGCCAACTACTGCAATCAGATGATGAAGCGCCGGAGGATGACACATGGACGATGCAAGCCGGTGAACACCTTTGTGCACGAGTCCCTGGACAGTGTCAAGGCCGTGTGCTCCCAGAAAAACATCACCTGCAAGAATGGGCAGCCCAACTGCTACCAGAGCAACTCCACCATGAATATCACAGACTGCCGTGAGACAGGCAGCTCTAAGTACCCCAACTGTGCCTACAAGACTAGCCAGAAGCAGAAATACATCACCGTGGCTTGTGAGGGAAACCCGTATGTGCCAGTCCACTTTGATGGTTCGGTGTTCTTACCTGCCACCCCCCTACCCTCACTGCCAGCTCCACACAAGCACAGGCTTCTCTGGCTTGAGGGCAATAATTCAAGTTAG